A stretch of Myxococcus hansupus DNA encodes these proteins:
- a CDS encoding type VI secretion system baseplate subunit TssF: MPAPPRNWRAFSVCFELDGRWPPELVLTPETFVLHAVPVMNLQRGMSNPVEHDGTKERHSVQHPEFASGYRVHAVLGIYRMDGKGLIPMRPGAISGGPGTYEVEHEGQGRGRKTWLSLELPGAFTQPERVAVEASWHQPLPAQFDASGYRAVLADRFLEGVQWSLVGAIVPGTDSALEHTQQGLLQLLALRNQRFLGLEDLVFLLESLGMREQRHFRELVKHLSAVKASPKPFAKSASGFKYIYQLTLSDLDPSLLPAVDLFSERLLELLGAWSTEEVVELEVKLSHLEKPLRYVQRGG, from the coding sequence GTGCCGGCTCCGCCGCGCAACTGGCGCGCCTTCTCCGTGTGCTTCGAGTTGGACGGGCGGTGGCCTCCTGAACTCGTGCTCACGCCGGAGACCTTCGTACTGCATGCCGTGCCCGTGATGAACCTCCAGCGGGGAATGTCGAACCCGGTCGAGCACGACGGGACCAAGGAGCGCCACAGCGTGCAGCACCCGGAGTTCGCCAGTGGCTATCGCGTGCACGCGGTGCTGGGCATCTACCGGATGGATGGCAAGGGGCTGATTCCCATGCGGCCCGGCGCCATCTCCGGCGGCCCGGGGACCTATGAGGTCGAACACGAAGGGCAGGGGCGGGGCCGCAAGACGTGGCTGTCATTGGAGCTACCAGGCGCGTTCACCCAACCGGAGCGGGTTGCGGTTGAAGCAAGCTGGCACCAGCCGCTTCCGGCGCAGTTCGATGCGAGTGGCTACCGGGCCGTCCTGGCGGACCGCTTCCTGGAGGGCGTGCAGTGGAGTTTGGTGGGCGCCATCGTTCCAGGCACGGACAGCGCGCTGGAGCACACCCAGCAGGGTTTGCTCCAGTTGCTGGCGCTTCGCAACCAGCGCTTCCTGGGGCTGGAGGACCTGGTCTTCTTGTTGGAGTCCCTGGGCATGCGGGAGCAGCGCCACTTCCGTGAGCTCGTGAAGCACCTGTCCGCCGTGAAGGCGTCCCCGAAGCCCTTCGCGAAGAGCGCAAGTGGCTTCAAATACATCTATCAGCTCACCCTTTCCGACCTGGACCCTTCGCTGCTCCCCGCGGTGGACCTGTTCTCGGAGCGGTTGCTGGAGCTGCTCGGGGCCTGGAGCACCGAGGAGGTGGTGGAGCTGGAGGTGAAGCTCTCCCATCTGGAGAAGCCGCTGCGGTACGTGCAGCGCGGTGGCTGA